Part of the Woronichinia naegeliana WA131 genome, TCCGAACTGTAGTAATTTGTCCCATCCATTGCTACTAGAAGATTTCCCCTCAATATTTCATAGGCTTTCAAGAATCCCATGCTCCTCAATGCTTGGTAAATTAACCCAAACAAAGGGAATAGACTACTCGCTGCTACCCCATCCACAATGTTGCGAATCTGTTCTACTGTTGGTATTTTTTCTAGTCCAAACAACCTCTGAGCATTATCTCGCCCACAACGGCTGTTAAGCTGACGTTGGTACTCTAAAAATGACTCATTTTGCATAAAAAAGGCGGCAAATGCCCCCAGTATCGCCTCTCTTAGACTATATTTCGTTGCATTACTAACCGAACGGGGGTCATCTATCTTCCCAATGACCTCGTTTAAACAGTGAACGATTCCGTCAAAACTTAGGTCGTTTACTTCCATCTTTCTCTCTGCAAAATCAGTAGACACTTTTCTCTTTATTCATAACTTCCTATAGGTCAAAGTTTTTCTGTCTCTATTTATACCATTTGAATTTGGAATTGCTGGCCATAATGAAAGTCAATGCCATAATCCTCTCAGGGGTTTTGAGGAAAACACTCGAAGCAAAAAACAGAGGGTCTTTAAGAAAGCGAAAACCCCGCTCAACCCCTTGCTGTTGCTTGTAGTGGACAAGCATTTGCTCATCGCTCAACGAGGTTTTATCTAACCCACATTCCGCAGGTAAGTCAAGAGACAAAGTAGTAGTTTTGACATGAAGAGCCAAGAAAGGAAAGAATATGTTTGTGTTTGGAGGTCAAATTAACGATAGTTTGAATGCCGTCAATCTCTAACCAACGGATAAACAGAAAAGACTGAAAGACCCAAAGCAGAGTGGGAATGGCGGTCGGTTTACCCTTTTGATTAGGAATAGTCTGATGGGCAAGAGCCAAAGCCTGTCGTAGACGACGTTGTGCCAAAGTATAAACCAATAAAGAGACAACCATAATCATCATCAAAGCCATAATGCGTTGAGGATTCTTGAGAAAAAGAGCAGAGGCAAAAAAGAAAGGGTCTTTGAGAAAGCGAAAGCCGCGCTCGGTGTTTTGTTGAGCCTTATATTCAGCCTGAGGTGGCCCCCCAAAACTGGACAGTAGTGTAAGCTCTAAATCGAAATCAGGAGAGCTATACTTCAAACGTTCATAATCTGAGATTTATCAAAGCGTTGAAATCGTAAGGTGAGCAGAGAATCAAGCTCCTCCTTATATTTTACGTTAGCATCCTCAAGACATCCTGAAATTGCTGCAGAAAACTGCGTAAAATCTTCATAATATTTTGCGTATAAACACTTCTTCTTCACAAACTTCCACAGTCTTTCAATTAAATTCAAGTTAGGAGAATAAGGAGGTAAGTACAGTAACTCTATTCCTAATGATTCTGCCAACTCCTGTACAATTCGGCATTTTTGATAACGAGCATTGTCTAATACCAACGTAATCGGTATTAATAGTCCTAATTCTGCTATCTTTTCTAGGAGTTCACAAACCTGAGTTCCCGTAATATAAGAACTGTTCGTTACCATAATTACTTCATGGGTAATTGCATTTAATGCTCCTAACACATTAAAACGTTTTCTCCCTGATGGTGACTTAATAAAAATCCTCTTGAAGCACCATATAAAATTTACAAATGCTCCCATTACAAAATGAGAGGCATCTACAAAGAAAACTGCCCTTTTTCCTGCTTTTGCCTCTTCTAGCCTTGGTTCTAGCTCTTTTTCTCTATAGCTATCCTGAGCTTCTACATCTGCTTTTGATGGAATTGTTCCCACCTTTAGACACCTCATTCCTATTGACTTTAAAAATTTTCTGACTTGCGTCGGACTTCTTTTTATTCCTGTTAATTCTTCTATTCTTTTTACTGCTTCATTTATTGTTGCTGGTGGATTTGACTCAAAATATGCCTCAATTGTCCCTTGATGCTCTGTTAACTCGCTTTTCGGGCGATTAAATTTTATTTCTTTTAGTTTTTCTATCCCGCCCTCTTGATAATCACGGATATAGCTTGTCACCGTATTTACTGAAACTCCTGCGAATTGAGCAATTTTTTGATGAGACAATCCCTGACTTTTTAGCCATAAAACTTCCATCTTTAGCTGCACTCTAGGATGCGGGTGATTAAACCGACCGTAAGACAACAGTCTTTTGTCTTCTTCTGTAAATTCTAACTTAATCATTTCTCAGCCTCTTGACTAATTTTTCTATTTTTATTATATTATCTCTTATTTTTAGAATTCGCAACCTGTGACCGTGTTTAGTATATGAGCAACAAGAAAAAACAGTATGGAGCCCAGTTCAAAGCCAAAGTCGCCTTAGAAGCAATT contains:
- a CDS encoding IS1634 family transposase produces the protein MKYSSPDFDLELTLLSSFGGPPQAEYKAQQNTERGFRFLKDPFFFASALFLKNPQRIMALMMIMVVSLLVYTLAQRRLRQALALAHQTIPNQKGKPTAIPTLLWVFQSFLFIRWLEIDGIQTIVNLTSKHKHILSFLGSSCQNYYFVS
- a CDS encoding IS630 family transposase; its protein translation is MIKLEFTEEDKRLLSYGRFNHPHPRVQLKMEVLWLKSQGLSHQKIAQFAGVSVNTVTSYIRDYQEGGIEKLKEIKFNRPKSELTEHQGTIEAYFESNPPATINEAVKRIEELTGIKRSPTQVRKFLKSIGMRCLKVGTIPSKADVEAQDSYREKELEPRLEEAKAGKRAVFFVDASHFVMGAFVNFIWCFKRIFIKSPSGRKRFNVLGALNAITHEVIMVTNSSYITGTQVCELLEKIAELGLLIPITLVLDNARYQKCRIVQELAESLGIELLYLPPYSPNLNLIERLWKFVKKKCLYAKYYEDFTQFSAAISGCLEDANVKYKEELDSLLTLRFQRFDKSQIMNV